A single genomic interval of Corallococcus macrosporus harbors:
- a CDS encoding NAD(P)-binding domain-containing protein, with the protein MPDRDPLASPYRPPQGLEALEDALRRDLDILSYPARSWVPPRSTPDGRSILDVLIIGGGQSGLGAAFGLMRERVTNVLVLDDGRDGFHGPWKTFARMITLRTPKYLTGPDYNIPNLSFRAWYEAQHGAEGFQQVALIPKELWADYLLWYRRVLAIPVRCATKAGALRWRADLDCFEVPAAHNGETEFLLARKVVLATGIDGSGRWDAPPEVQPLPRALWAHTHDPIDFAALKGKRIGVLGAGASAFDNASVALEAGAGQVDLFYRRKKLPNVNPYRWAEFAGFLRHHGDLPDAQRWRFIRQIIEMGQLPPRDTFERARRHPHFHLHAESPWVEVKQEDGQAVVRTPHATHTFDFLIIASGFTTDLSLRPELAELHPHIALWKDRFTPPENERHADLLRHPYLGPSFEFQEKQPGSAPWLHGVFNYTFGCLLSLGFGGASISGMKYSLPRLVGGITQQLYLDDSERHFRALADYATTEFET; encoded by the coding sequence ATGCCCGACCGCGATCCGCTGGCCTCGCCATACCGTCCCCCGCAGGGCCTGGAGGCGCTGGAAGACGCCCTCCGGCGCGACCTGGACATCCTGTCCTACCCGGCCCGGAGCTGGGTGCCCCCGCGCTCGACGCCGGACGGCCGCTCCATCCTGGACGTGCTCATCATCGGCGGAGGCCAGAGCGGGCTGGGCGCCGCGTTCGGGCTGATGCGCGAGCGGGTGACGAACGTGCTCGTGCTGGATGACGGCAGGGACGGCTTCCACGGGCCCTGGAAGACGTTCGCGCGGATGATCACCCTGCGCACGCCCAAGTACCTCACCGGTCCGGACTACAACATCCCCAACCTCTCCTTCCGCGCCTGGTACGAGGCGCAGCACGGCGCGGAGGGCTTCCAGCAGGTGGCCCTCATCCCGAAGGAGCTGTGGGCGGACTACCTCCTCTGGTACCGGCGCGTGCTGGCCATCCCCGTGCGGTGCGCCACCAAGGCGGGCGCGCTGCGCTGGCGCGCGGACCTGGACTGCTTCGAGGTCCCCGCCGCGCACAACGGCGAGACGGAGTTCCTGCTCGCCCGGAAGGTCGTGCTGGCCACCGGCATCGACGGCTCGGGACGCTGGGACGCGCCGCCGGAGGTGCAGCCGCTGCCGCGCGCGCTGTGGGCGCACACGCACGACCCCATCGACTTCGCCGCGCTGAAGGGCAAGCGCATTGGCGTGCTGGGCGCGGGGGCCTCCGCGTTCGACAACGCCTCCGTAGCGCTGGAGGCCGGCGCGGGCCAGGTGGACCTGTTCTACCGCCGCAAGAAGCTGCCCAACGTGAACCCCTACCGCTGGGCGGAGTTCGCGGGCTTCCTGCGCCACCACGGCGACCTGCCGGACGCGCAGCGCTGGCGCTTCATCCGGCAGATCATCGAGATGGGCCAACTGCCGCCGCGCGACACCTTCGAGCGCGCCCGCCGCCACCCGCACTTCCACCTGCACGCGGAGAGCCCCTGGGTGGAGGTGAAGCAGGAGGACGGCCAGGCCGTGGTGCGCACGCCGCACGCGACGCACACGTTCGACTTCCTCATCATCGCGTCCGGCTTCACCACGGACCTGTCGCTGCGGCCGGAGCTGGCGGAGCTGCACCCGCACATCGCGCTGTGGAAGGACCGCTTCACGCCGCCGGAGAACGAGCGCCACGCGGACCTCCTGCGCCACCCGTACCTGGGCCCCTCCTTCGAGTTCCAGGAGAAGCAGCCCGGCAGCGCGCCGTGGCTCCACGGCGTGTTCAACTACACCTTCGGGTGCCTGCTCTCACTGGGCTTCGGCGGCGCCAGCATCTCCGGCATGAAGTACAGCCTGCCCCGGCTGGTGGGCGGCATCACCCAACAGCTCTACCTGGACGACAGCGAGCGCCACTTCCGCGCGCTCGCGGACTACGCGACGACGGAGTTCGAGACGTGA